One stretch of Hymenobacter chitinivorans DSM 11115 DNA includes these proteins:
- a CDS encoding PAS domain S-box protein encodes MPAHPDYQALFAALPGIHLALTPELTIVAASARAAEVAGQPLDQLLGQAAAAVFAPGAAAEQGLVGAELQTGVAAVARSGAAHEARAGGWQHRTWPVWGPENELRYLLYRAEPTVEIKLEPAEVSAADTDYRQLFDTLPVIVWTTRADGGADYHSVRWLEYTGLSLAQANADGWLAVVHPDDRARVLETWRQARAAATDYAVEYRMRRADGQYRWHLVRGIPRRDAAGAVTGWTGTTLDIHDQKLTEQRLAAQDRHFQQILSQVPAHIATLLGPDHVYGFLNERGNQLFGGKVRAGMPAALAVPELVTNGYIKLVDEIYRTGEPFVLTEMPMEQPPAADGSVATLYFDGVLQPLTDEQGQTQGILVFGIDVTERVEAKQRTAELMAEIREQDAQFRTMVESLPLFIYIADDQGQILYINPQRYEFTGQQPEPGFRHWTEPLHPEDRRRLQADFARGRALGQPWSGEYRLRRHDGLYRWHLLRAVPLRRPEDGSIARWYASSVDIDDQKQFQRQLETKDEYLRQILTQAPAMIATLEGPEHRYAFFNARYEQLVGGRAALGRPVATVLPELAEQGFLPILDQVYRTQQPYVGQEMPVWLTDPATGELRLHYLNFTYQALRDNQGQPQGILAFLVEVTEQVLARQRAEGLATQLQRSDERLRRMTEALPVMTFINDAAGRTEYTSPQWRQYAGYPESTDVNEVWDALLHPDDRARARAEYAAALAEKRGWNLEVRLRRHDGLYRWHLSHTVPALTDEGLKWYGSTVDIHEQKRLSQELAASTAHFSQLLEALPQLTWTARPDDGQVSYTNRSFQAYTGATAQELLGTGWARFVHPDDQTTTFQGLPAVIRTGTGAQTEHRLRGADGRYRWFLGNLLPLRNSAGEITQWLGTNTDIDDQKRVQEQLRRQDQRLSQILGQAPAIIATMDGPEHRYAFFNEAHNALMNNRAVLGQPLAELLPELVEQGFVARLDQVFQTGETFVGHEVPIQPVGRPAGAPSLYLDLTFQALRDEQGQIFGVLAFAVDTTERVRARQSAGALAAEIGRRDLRLRRMTEALPAVSFICAPDGTMQYLSPQWYHYTGQTTELQTGDIFTALVHPDEQPEVRRRLRQALMRGEPWELHYRLRHHDGHYRWQISRGVPEYDAQGQALRWYGTLVDNHEQRELQNQLQRSEEQFRFMAESIPQIVWTARPDGQLDYINQRWTELTGRSVAYALEFGWTELLPPAERENITANFMAGMHSGTDYEQESQLLSAHDERYRWFLHRATPMRDAAGQVVKWFGTSTDIDDFKQARQQLEARNQQLARTNADLDSFVYTASHDLKQPINNMAGIFEELTRTAYFRDPEAIKLITMFERALQQIHQTIHDLSDVVQLQRRHALVPAENVDLAALTREVLASMQEQSAALQAEFNLDFAALSTVRFVRPNLQSILYNLLSNALKYAEPGRPPRVEVSGSLQDGTPVLTVRDNGQGIDLERHGSQLFQLFRRFHEHVEGSGMGLYLVNRMVQLNGAWLEVDSEVGVGSTFRIYFKAQDF; translated from the coding sequence ATGCCTGCCCATCCCGACTATCAAGCTCTGTTTGCAGCCTTGCCCGGCATCCATTTGGCCCTCACCCCGGAGCTGACCATCGTAGCCGCTTCCGCCCGGGCGGCCGAAGTGGCCGGGCAGCCCCTGGATCAGCTGCTGGGCCAGGCCGCGGCAGCCGTCTTTGCCCCCGGGGCCGCGGCCGAGCAAGGCCTGGTCGGCGCCGAACTGCAAACCGGCGTCGCGGCCGTGGCCCGCTCCGGGGCCGCGCACGAGGCCCGGGCCGGAGGCTGGCAGCACCGCACCTGGCCGGTGTGGGGCCCCGAAAACGAGCTGCGCTACCTGCTGTACCGGGCTGAGCCCACGGTGGAAATTAAGTTGGAGCCCGCCGAAGTGTCCGCCGCCGACACCGACTACCGCCAGCTCTTCGACACGCTGCCCGTAATTGTGTGGACGACCCGCGCCGACGGCGGGGCCGACTACCACAGCGTGCGGTGGCTGGAATACACGGGCCTCAGCCTAGCCCAGGCCAATGCTGACGGGTGGCTGGCCGTGGTGCACCCCGACGACCGGGCCCGGGTGCTGGAAACCTGGCGCCAGGCCCGGGCCGCGGCCACCGACTACGCCGTGGAGTACCGCATGCGCCGCGCCGATGGGCAGTACCGCTGGCACCTGGTGCGCGGTATTCCGCGCCGGGATGCGGCCGGCGCCGTGACGGGCTGGACGGGCACCACGCTCGATATTCACGACCAGAAGCTAACCGAGCAGCGCCTGGCGGCCCAGGACCGCCACTTCCAGCAGATTCTGAGCCAGGTGCCCGCCCACATTGCCACCCTGCTCGGGCCCGACCACGTGTACGGCTTCCTCAACGAGCGGGGCAACCAGCTCTTCGGGGGCAAAGTGCGGGCGGGAATGCCCGCCGCCCTGGCCGTGCCCGAGCTGGTTACCAACGGCTACATCAAGCTCGTGGATGAAATCTACCGGACTGGGGAGCCGTTTGTCTTGACGGAAATGCCCATGGAGCAGCCGCCCGCCGCCGATGGCTCCGTGGCCACGCTCTACTTCGACGGCGTGCTCCAGCCCCTGACCGACGAGCAGGGCCAGACCCAGGGTATTCTGGTCTTTGGTATCGACGTCACGGAGCGGGTGGAGGCCAAGCAGCGCACGGCCGAGCTGATGGCCGAAATCCGGGAGCAGGACGCCCAGTTTCGGACCATGGTGGAGTCCCTGCCGCTCTTCATTTACATTGCCGACGACCAGGGACAGATTCTGTACATCAACCCCCAGCGCTACGAATTCACGGGCCAGCAGCCCGAGCCCGGGTTCCGCCACTGGACGGAACCCCTGCACCCCGAGGACCGGCGCCGCCTGCAGGCCGACTTTGCCCGGGGCCGCGCCCTGGGCCAGCCTTGGTCGGGGGAGTACCGCCTGCGCCGCCACGATGGGCTCTACCGCTGGCACCTGCTGCGGGCCGTGCCCCTGCGGCGGCCCGAAGACGGCTCCATTGCCCGCTGGTACGCCTCCAGCGTGGATATCGACGACCAGAAGCAGTTTCAGCGCCAGCTCGAAACCAAGGACGAATACCTGCGCCAGATCCTGACCCAGGCTCCGGCCATGATTGCCACGCTGGAAGGCCCCGAGCACCGCTACGCCTTTTTTAACGCCCGCTACGAGCAGCTCGTGGGGGGGCGCGCCGCGCTGGGCCGACCTGTGGCCACCGTGCTGCCCGAGCTGGCTGAGCAGGGCTTTCTGCCCATTCTGGACCAGGTATACCGCACTCAGCAGCCCTACGTGGGCCAGGAAATGCCCGTTTGGCTGACTGATCCGGCCACCGGGGAGCTGCGCCTGCACTACCTGAACTTTACCTACCAGGCCCTGCGCGACAATCAGGGCCAGCCCCAGGGTATTCTGGCGTTTCTGGTGGAAGTTACCGAGCAGGTGCTGGCCCGGCAGCGGGCTGAGGGCCTGGCCACCCAGCTGCAGCGCAGCGACGAGCGGCTGCGCCGCATGACCGAGGCCCTGCCCGTAATGACCTTTATCAACGATGCCGCGGGCCGCACCGAGTATACCAGCCCCCAGTGGCGGCAGTACGCGGGCTACCCCGAAAGTACCGACGTGAACGAGGTCTGGGACGCGCTGCTCCACCCCGACGACCGGGCCCGGGCCCGGGCCGAATACGCCGCTGCCCTGGCCGAAAAGCGGGGCTGGAACCTGGAAGTACGCCTGCGCCGCCACGATGGGCTCTACCGCTGGCACCTGAGCCACACCGTGCCCGCCCTTACCGATGAGGGCCTGAAATGGTACGGCTCCACGGTAGACATTCACGAGCAGAAACGCCTGAGCCAGGAGCTGGCCGCCAGCACGGCCCACTTCAGCCAGCTGCTCGAGGCCCTGCCCCAGCTCACCTGGACGGCCCGCCCCGACGACGGGCAGGTAAGCTACACCAACCGCAGCTTTCAGGCCTACACCGGCGCTACGGCCCAGGAGCTGCTGGGCACGGGCTGGGCCCGTTTCGTGCACCCGGATGATCAGACCACGACTTTTCAGGGCCTGCCCGCCGTCATCCGCACTGGCACCGGAGCTCAGACCGAGCACCGCCTGCGCGGGGCCGACGGGCGTTACCGCTGGTTTTTGGGCAACCTGCTGCCCCTGCGCAACTCGGCCGGCGAAATAACCCAGTGGCTGGGCACCAACACCGATATCGACGACCAGAAGCGGGTGCAGGAGCAGCTGCGCCGCCAGGACCAGCGCCTGAGCCAGATTCTGGGCCAGGCGCCGGCCATTATAGCCACCATGGACGGGCCCGAGCACCGCTACGCCTTCTTCAACGAGGCCCATAATGCGCTGATGAACAACCGCGCCGTACTGGGCCAGCCCCTGGCCGAGCTGCTTCCCGAGCTGGTCGAGCAGGGCTTTGTAGCCCGCCTCGACCAGGTGTTCCAGACCGGAGAAACCTTCGTGGGCCACGAGGTGCCGATTCAGCCCGTGGGCCGCCCAGCCGGCGCCCCGAGCCTCTATCTGGACCTGACGTTTCAGGCCCTGCGCGACGAGCAGGGGCAGATTTTTGGGGTGCTGGCGTTTGCCGTCGATACCACCGAGCGGGTGCGGGCCCGGCAGAGCGCCGGCGCGTTGGCCGCCGAAATCGGCCGCCGCGACCTGCGCCTGCGCCGCATGACCGAGGCCCTGCCCGCCGTGTCGTTTATCTGCGCCCCGGATGGCACGATGCAGTACCTGAGTCCGCAGTGGTACCACTACACGGGCCAAACCACCGAGCTGCAAACCGGCGACATCTTCACGGCCCTGGTGCACCCCGACGAGCAGCCCGAGGTGCGCCGCCGCCTGCGCCAGGCTCTCATGCGCGGGGAGCCCTGGGAACTGCACTACCGCCTGCGCCACCACGACGGGCACTACCGCTGGCAAATCAGCCGGGGCGTGCCCGAGTACGATGCCCAGGGGCAGGCCCTGCGCTGGTACGGCACTTTGGTGGACAATCACGAGCAGCGCGAGCTGCAAAACCAGCTGCAGCGAAGCGAAGAGCAGTTCCGCTTTATGGCCGAAAGCATCCCGCAGATTGTGTGGACTGCCCGCCCCGATGGACAGCTGGACTACATCAACCAGCGCTGGACGGAACTGACGGGCCGGTCGGTGGCCTATGCGCTGGAGTTTGGCTGGACCGAGCTGCTGCCGCCAGCGGAACGGGAAAATATTACGGCCAACTTCATGGCCGGCATGCACAGCGGTACCGATTATGAGCAGGAAAGTCAGCTGCTTTCGGCCCACGACGAGCGCTACCGCTGGTTTTTGCACCGGGCCACGCCCATGCGCGACGCGGCCGGCCAAGTGGTCAAGTGGTTTGGCACCAGTACTGATATCGACGACTTTAAGCAGGCCCGGCAGCAGCTAGAAGCCCGCAACCAGCAGCTGGCCCGCACCAACGCCGACCTGGACAGCTTCGTTTACACCGCCTCCCACGACTTAAAGCAGCCCATCAACAACATGGCCGGCATTTTCGAGGAGCTGACCCGCACGGCCTACTTCCGCGACCCGGAAGCCATTAAGCTCATCACCATGTTTGAGCGGGCCCTGCAGCAGATTCACCAAACCATTCACGACCTCTCCGACGTGGTGCAGCTGCAGCGCCGCCACGCCCTGGTGCCGGCCGAAAACGTGGACCTGGCCGCTCTAACCCGGGAAGTGCTGGCCAGCATGCAGGAGCAAAGCGCCGCGTTGCAGGCCGAGTTTAACCTCGATTTTGCGGCCCTGTCCACCGTGCGCTTCGTGCGGCCCAACCTGCAGAGCATCCTCTACAACTTGCTCAGCAACGCCCTGAAGTACGCCGAGCCCGGCCGGCCGCCCCGGGTGGAGGTGTCGGGCAGCCTGCAGGATGGCACCCCCGTGCTGACCGTGCGCGACAATGGGCAGGGCATCGATTTGGAGCGGCACGGCAGCCAGCTGTTTCAGCTGTTTCGGCGGTTTCATGAGCACGTTGAGGGCTCGGGCATGGGGCTGTACCTGGTCAACCGCATGGTGCAGCTCAACGGCGCCTGGCTCGAAGTCGACAGCGAGGTGGGCGTGGGCTCCACGTTCCGCATTTACTTTAAGGCCCAGGATTTCTGA
- a CDS encoding NAD-dependent epimerase/dehydratase family protein, translating into MKIKAILTGATGMVGEGVLHEALNSPDVEQVLSISRRPSGVTHPKLREIIHADFHDLTPIQDQLTGYNACFFCLGVSSVGLQQPEYQRLTYDLTLHFAHTLLPRNPELTFCYVSGAGTDSSAHGRSMWARVKGRTENDLLALGFKQAYMFRPGFMQATPGLRHTLPYYKYFGWLYPALRRFLPRYVSTLAELGQAMLNVVRRGYPKPVLEVPDIVVLAR; encoded by the coding sequence ATGAAGATCAAAGCAATTCTGACCGGGGCTACCGGGATGGTGGGCGAGGGGGTGCTGCACGAAGCCCTGAACAGCCCCGACGTGGAGCAGGTGCTTAGCATCAGCCGCCGGCCCTCGGGCGTGACGCACCCCAAGCTGCGCGAAATTATCCATGCGGACTTTCACGACCTGACCCCGATTCAGGACCAGCTCACGGGCTATAACGCCTGCTTCTTCTGTTTGGGCGTCTCGTCGGTGGGTCTGCAGCAGCCCGAGTACCAGCGCCTGACCTACGATTTGACCCTGCACTTCGCCCACACCCTGCTGCCCCGCAACCCCGAGCTGACGTTTTGCTACGTCTCGGGCGCGGGCACCGACAGCTCGGCCCACGGCCGCAGCATGTGGGCCCGGGTGAAGGGCCGCACCGAAAATGACCTGTTGGCGCTCGGCTTCAAACAGGCCTATATGTTCCGGCCCGGTTTCATGCAGGCCACGCCCGGCCTGCGCCACACGCTGCCCTACTACAAGTACTTCGGCTGGCTGTACCCGGCGCTGCGGCGCTTTTTGCCCCGCTACGTGTCCACGCTGGCCGAGCTGGGGCAGGCCATGCTCAACGTGGTGCGCCGGGGCTACCCCAAGCCCGTGCTGGAAGTGCCCGACATCGTGGTGCTGGCCCGGTAA
- the ispG gene encoding (E)-4-hydroxy-3-methylbut-2-enyl-diphosphate synthase, which translates to MTTASASKIYCPSLTEYKRRLSREVKIGDLPMGGLNPIRVQSMTTVDTMDTLGSVEQTLRMVEAGCEYVRITAPSVKEAQNLLEIKKELRKRGCTVPLIADIHFTPNAAELAARIVEKVRVNPGNYADKKKFDVIEYTDSSYAAEVDRIRERFRPLVQICKQYGTAMRIGTNHGSLSDRILSRYGDTPLGMVESALEFLRLCEEENYYDVVLSMKASNTQVMVQAYRLLVQKLDAEGLQPYPLHLGVTEAGEAEDGRIKSAVGIGTLLEDGLGDTVRVSLTEAPEAEAPVAKALIDRYTTRALEAKPIRPLVVSSQLSVVSEKNDLTTNNQQLTTNIPIDPFQYFRRYTREVQNLGGQNVPRVMVDISRLSSVEYADLRAVGHLYSAFLDKFQMNDLGADYLYSGQRPVPFMLPNGLKEVVDYSAWLDGGARPDHYPVLTPAEYAVAGTRHAELNFVFQTLDSLTPAALDQLRQDTTAVVLLRTDNAHAMPEIRRAFFELLNNGITNPVIIQRQYPALTPEQTQLYAATDVGGLLLDGLGDGVILSTELLPERPKSEWLQTLDQLNQLSFGILQAARTRMSKTEYISCPSCGRTLFDLQETTAMIRKRTDHLKGVKIGIMGCIVNGPGEMADADYGYVGVGKGKIALYRGQEVIKKSVPEEQAVDQLIELMREDGKWLEPVVLAEPVGV; encoded by the coding sequence ATGACCACTGCCTCCGCTTCCAAGATTTACTGCCCCAGCCTGACCGAATACAAGCGTCGCCTCTCGCGCGAGGTGAAAATCGGGGACCTGCCCATGGGCGGCCTCAACCCGATTCGGGTGCAGAGCATGACCACCGTAGACACCATGGACACCCTGGGCTCGGTGGAGCAGACTCTGCGCATGGTGGAAGCTGGCTGCGAGTACGTGCGCATCACGGCCCCCAGCGTGAAGGAGGCCCAGAACCTGCTCGAAATCAAGAAGGAGCTGCGCAAGCGGGGCTGCACGGTGCCGCTCATTGCCGACATTCACTTCACGCCCAACGCCGCCGAGCTGGCCGCCCGCATCGTGGAAAAAGTGCGCGTGAACCCCGGCAACTACGCTGACAAGAAGAAATTCGACGTCATTGAGTACACCGACAGCAGCTACGCGGCCGAGGTAGACCGGATCCGGGAACGGTTTCGGCCCCTGGTCCAGATCTGCAAGCAGTACGGCACGGCCATGCGCATCGGCACCAACCACGGCTCGTTGTCCGACCGGATTCTGAGCCGCTACGGCGACACTCCGCTGGGCATGGTGGAGTCGGCGTTGGAGTTTTTGCGCCTCTGCGAGGAGGAAAACTACTACGACGTGGTGCTCTCGATGAAGGCCTCCAATACCCAGGTAATGGTGCAGGCCTACCGCTTGCTGGTGCAGAAGCTCGATGCGGAAGGCCTGCAGCCCTACCCGCTGCACCTGGGCGTGACGGAAGCCGGCGAGGCCGAAGACGGCCGCATCAAGTCGGCCGTGGGCATCGGGACCCTGCTCGAAGACGGCCTCGGCGACACCGTGCGCGTATCACTCACCGAAGCTCCCGAAGCCGAAGCCCCCGTGGCCAAGGCCCTGATTGACCGCTACACCACCCGCGCCCTGGAGGCCAAGCCCATCCGGCCCTTAGTTGTTAGTTCTCAGTTGTCAGTTGTCAGTGAAAAGAACGACCTAACAACTAACAACCAACAACTGACAACTAACATCCCCATCGACCCCTTCCAGTACTTCCGCCGCTACACGCGGGAGGTGCAGAACCTGGGCGGGCAGAACGTGCCCCGGGTGATGGTAGATATTTCCCGGCTTTCATCGGTGGAATATGCCGATCTGCGGGCCGTGGGGCACTTGTACTCGGCCTTCCTCGACAAGTTTCAGATGAACGACCTGGGGGCCGACTACCTCTACAGCGGGCAGCGGCCGGTGCCGTTTATGCTGCCCAACGGCCTGAAGGAGGTTGTCGACTACAGCGCCTGGCTCGACGGCGGTGCCCGCCCCGACCACTACCCGGTGCTGACCCCAGCCGAGTACGCCGTGGCCGGCACCCGGCACGCCGAGCTCAACTTCGTGTTCCAGACCCTGGACTCGCTCACGCCGGCCGCCCTCGACCAGCTCCGCCAGGATACCACGGCCGTCGTGCTGCTGCGCACCGACAACGCCCACGCCATGCCCGAAATCCGCCGGGCGTTTTTTGAGCTGCTCAATAATGGCATTACCAACCCGGTGATTATCCAGCGCCAGTACCCCGCGCTGACGCCCGAGCAAACCCAGCTCTACGCCGCCACCGACGTGGGCGGCCTGCTGCTCGACGGCCTCGGCGACGGGGTAATTCTGAGCACCGAGCTGCTGCCCGAGCGCCCGAAAAGCGAGTGGCTTCAGACTCTGGACCAGCTCAACCAGCTCAGCTTCGGCATTCTGCAGGCGGCCCGCACCCGCATGTCTAAGACCGAGTACATCAGCTGCCCCAGCTGCGGCCGGACGCTGTTCGATTTGCAGGAAACCACGGCCATGATCCGCAAGCGCACCGACCATTTGAAGGGCGTCAAAATCGGCATCATGGGCTGCATCGTGAACGGGCCCGGCGAAATGGCCGACGCCGACTACGGCTACGTGGGCGTGGGTAAGGGCAAAATTGCCCTCTACCGCGGCCAGGAAGTCATCAAGAAGTCGGTGCCCGAGGAGCAAGCCGTGGACCAGCTCATCGAGCTCATGCGCGAGGATGGCAAGTGGCTGGAGCCCGTGGTGCTGGCCGAGCCGGTGGGGGTGTAG
- a CDS encoding HAD family hydrolase, translated as MIRTVIFDMDGVLVDTEPLHHDAFFRHFAELGIPMTAAEYATFLGASTRNVYQELKAQFGLREEVETLIQRKRELFGKSFDESTTLELLPGARPLIEDLHRAGVPLQLASSASKETIARVFTRFGLYPYFDNLISGEDFPRSKPDPAIFLHAAQLAGVPPHECLVIEDSANGVTAAKAAGMACVGYKSEHSEGQNLDHADRVVAHLGQLSATAIQAWPA; from the coding sequence ATGATTCGCACCGTCATTTTTGATATGGACGGCGTGCTCGTCGACACCGAGCCGCTCCACCACGACGCCTTTTTTCGCCACTTCGCCGAGCTGGGCATTCCGATGACAGCCGCCGAGTACGCCACCTTCCTGGGCGCCTCCACCCGCAACGTGTACCAGGAGCTCAAGGCCCAGTTCGGACTAAGGGAGGAAGTAGAAACCCTGATTCAGCGCAAGCGGGAGCTGTTCGGCAAATCCTTCGACGAGTCGACGACGCTAGAGCTGCTGCCCGGGGCGCGGCCCCTGATTGAGGATTTGCACCGGGCCGGGGTGCCCCTGCAGCTGGCTTCGTCGGCTTCGAAGGAAACCATTGCCCGGGTCTTTACCCGCTTCGGGCTCTACCCGTACTTCGACAACCTGATCAGCGGGGAGGATTTTCCCCGGTCCAAGCCCGACCCGGCCATTTTTCTGCACGCGGCCCAATTGGCCGGGGTTCCGCCCCACGAGTGCCTGGTTATCGAGGATTCGGCCAACGGCGTAACGGCCGCCAAGGCCGCGGGCATGGCCTGCGTCGGCTACAAGAGTGAGCATTCCGAGGGCCAGAACCTCGACCACGCCGACCGGGTGGTGGCCCACCTGGGTCAGCTCAGCGCCACCGCTATTCAGGCCTGGCCGGCGTAA
- a CDS encoding thioredoxin family protein gives MKKLLSFFPALLALVLLTGFVLGPAGYQVGDKVADFKLRNVDGKTVSLADNKAVKGYIVVFTCNTCPYAQAYESRIIALHQKYAPQGYPVVAINPNDAATVPGDSYAEMKARAASKKYPFPYLQDETQLVARTYGATRTPHLYVVTRQGSEFVVSYIGAIDDNSEDAKLVKTKYVEQAMTDLLAGKPAATNSTKAIGCTIKWKKS, from the coding sequence ATGAAAAAGCTCCTCTCCTTCTTCCCCGCCCTGCTGGCCCTGGTGCTGCTCACGGGCTTCGTACTGGGGCCGGCCGGCTACCAGGTCGGCGACAAAGTCGCGGACTTCAAGCTTCGGAACGTGGACGGTAAAACGGTGTCGTTGGCCGATAACAAGGCCGTCAAGGGCTACATCGTCGTCTTTACCTGCAACACCTGCCCCTACGCCCAGGCCTACGAAAGCCGCATTATTGCCCTGCACCAGAAATACGCGCCCCAGGGCTACCCCGTGGTGGCCATCAACCCCAACGACGCGGCCACCGTGCCCGGCGACTCCTACGCCGAAATGAAGGCCCGGGCCGCCAGCAAAAAGTATCCTTTCCCCTACCTGCAGGATGAAACCCAGCTGGTAGCCCGCACCTACGGCGCCACCCGCACGCCCCACCTCTACGTGGTTACCCGCCAGGGCTCCGAATTCGTGGTGAGCTACATCGGCGCCATCGACGACAACTCGGAAGACGCCAAGCTGGTCAAAACCAAATACGTGGAGCAAGCCATGACCGACTTGCTGGCCGGCAAACCCGCCGCCACCAATTCCACCAAAGCCATCGGCTGCACGATTAAGTGGAAAAAAAGCTAA
- a CDS encoding TlpA family protein disulfide reductase, protein MKSFLLLLAAALLWALPGRAQQVTVIKFADLQRRLSRQNDTTYVVNFWATWCAPCVKELPLFEQLSTTQAGKKVKVLLVSLDYASQLDKKVKPFVLKRGLKSEVVLLNEPDPNSYLEKVDPKWSGAIPFTLIWNGKKNRRATFEKEFTPAELTAEINKFL, encoded by the coding sequence ATGAAGTCTTTTCTATTGCTGCTGGCCGCCGCGCTGCTGTGGGCTCTTCCGGGCCGGGCCCAGCAGGTTACGGTCATCAAATTCGCGGACCTGCAGCGGCGCCTGAGCCGGCAAAACGACACGACCTACGTGGTCAACTTCTGGGCCACCTGGTGCGCGCCCTGCGTCAAGGAGTTGCCGCTGTTTGAGCAGCTGAGCACGACCCAGGCCGGCAAAAAGGTGAAAGTGCTGCTGGTCAGCCTCGACTACGCCTCCCAACTCGATAAGAAAGTCAAGCCCTTCGTGCTCAAGCGCGGCCTGAAGTCGGAAGTGGTGCTGCTCAACGAGCCCGACCCGAACTCCTACCTGGAAAAAGTAGACCCCAAATGGTCGGGCGCCATTCCGTTCACGCTGATTTGGAACGGTAAAAAGAACCGGCGGGCCACCTTCGAAAAGGAGTTTACCCCGGCCGAGCTGACGGCTGAAATCAATAAGTTTTTGTAG
- a CDS encoding NAD(P)H-quinone oxidoreductase gives MKAIVITQPGAAAVLQLQEREKPVPAPHQVLIRVAAAGVNRPDVLLRQGKYGGAADVMGLVPGLELAGTVEACGAAVTRWQPGDEVCALLTAGAYAEYAVVEARHCLPVPAGWTLAQAASLPETVFTVWHNVFQRGALQPGEILLVHGGSSGIGITAIQLAAALGSPVLATAGSAAKCRACEELGAQRCINYKQEDFEAALHETGADVILDMIGGDYTPKNLSLLRDDGRLVFINATRGPRAEFNALEVMRRRLTITGSTLRPRSADFKAALAAEVERHVWPLLAAGKFKPVIHRTFSLAEAAAAHELMESSEHIGKIMLMC, from the coding sequence ATGAAAGCCATTGTCATAACCCAGCCCGGGGCCGCCGCCGTGCTGCAGCTTCAGGAAAGAGAAAAACCCGTTCCCGCGCCCCATCAAGTCCTGATTCGGGTGGCCGCTGCCGGCGTCAACCGGCCCGACGTGCTGCTGCGCCAGGGCAAGTACGGCGGCGCCGCCGACGTGATGGGCCTGGTGCCCGGCCTGGAACTGGCCGGCACCGTGGAAGCCTGCGGCGCCGCCGTCACGCGCTGGCAGCCCGGCGACGAAGTCTGTGCCTTGCTCACGGCCGGGGCCTACGCCGAGTACGCCGTCGTCGAGGCCCGCCACTGCCTGCCCGTGCCCGCCGGCTGGACCCTGGCGCAGGCTGCGTCCTTGCCCGAAACCGTGTTTACGGTGTGGCACAACGTGTTTCAGCGCGGCGCCCTGCAGCCCGGCGAAATCCTGCTGGTCCACGGCGGCAGCAGCGGCATTGGCATCACCGCCATTCAGCTGGCCGCGGCCCTGGGTTCCCCGGTTTTGGCCACCGCCGGCAGCGCCGCCAAGTGCCGGGCCTGCGAGGAGCTGGGGGCCCAGCGCTGTATCAATTATAAGCAAGAAGATTTCGAAGCTGCCCTGCACGAAACCGGCGCCGACGTGATTCTGGACATGATTGGGGGCGACTACACGCCCAAAAACCTGAGCCTGCTCCGGGACGACGGCCGTCTGGTGTTCATCAACGCCACGCGCGGACCCCGGGCCGAGTTCAACGCCCTGGAAGTCATGCGCCGCCGCCTCACCATCACCGGCAGCACCCTGCGCCCCCGCTCCGCCGATTTCAAAGCCGCCCTGGCCGCTGAAGTCGAGCGGCACGTGTGGCCGCTGCTGGCCGCCGGCAAGTTCAAACCCGTTATCCACCGCACTTTCTCCCTGGCCGAAGCCGCCGCCGCCCACGAGCTGATGGAAAGCAGCGAGCATATCGGCAAAATCATGCTAATGTGCTAA
- a CDS encoding class I SAM-dependent methyltransferase, translated as MPDSTLPDHPTPPAADASPEQQRAYQRSLWNHLLLDETWRRTRFNPAPNALLAEIVRDLPPGRALDVNMGEGRNALHLARLGWQVTGVDIAEQALHYAQQRARELGVALTTVEHDAASFDWGQSSWNLLVLCYADEQAHAGRAAQALTPGGLVVFENFHFDVNQARQSPPGQEIGFRTNALPNLYRAAGFRILRYEEPVAVADFSRETQRLVRLVAQKL; from the coding sequence ATGCCTGATTCTACCCTCCCCGACCACCCCACCCCCCCGGCCGCCGACGCCTCGCCGGAGCAGCAGCGCGCCTACCAGCGGAGTTTGTGGAATCATTTGCTGCTGGACGAAACCTGGCGCCGCACCCGCTTCAACCCCGCCCCTAATGCTCTGCTAGCCGAAATCGTGCGCGACTTACCACCCGGCCGGGCCCTGGACGTGAACATGGGCGAGGGCCGCAACGCCCTGCACCTGGCCCGCCTCGGCTGGCAGGTCACGGGCGTGGATATTGCCGAGCAGGCCCTGCACTACGCCCAACAACGCGCCCGGGAGCTAGGCGTAGCGCTGACCACCGTCGAGCACGACGCGGCTTCTTTCGATTGGGGCCAAAGTAGCTGGAACCTGCTGGTGCTGTGCTACGCCGACGAACAGGCCCACGCCGGCCGAGCCGCCCAGGCCCTGACGCCCGGCGGCCTGGTGGTCTTCGAAAACTTTCATTTTGACGTTAATCAGGCCCGGCAAAGCCCACCCGGCCAGGAAATAGGCTTTCGCACCAATGCGCTGCCCAACCTCTACCGCGCGGCTGGCTTCCGGATTCTGCGCTACGAGGAGCCGGTAGCCGTGGCCGATTTTTCTAGGGAAACCCAGCGCCTGGTGCGGCTGGTGGCGCAAAAGCTGTAA